In one window of Vanrija pseudolonga chromosome 5, complete sequence DNA:
- the SPBPB7E8.02 gene encoding putative protein, with protein sequence MAEAATPGSPGVGAGFSSTAAPEVAKNGAPPPVTNKTSTPPPQAAGVGDNAHFRPSPVRSFTVGYPYLSTSKGRATSQPPSERLPNSSPASGRGSPGVNGGEFGVIGGSRAGGRFSQGAQSGSVPSVPVPPTRANSFSVAESKIDQRPSTLVRALSSHVEERPMSRSSSPSPFPTFSPSSSPSTSPSASVPQLPNQDSNSGYSPPIAPANVSRSRSQSLATGVRPDRNFIMPMSTFDNYGSNTSGNASAGAAGGFHIFDEPTSWRKDGSNMSPFSTNMRPFLDREESEPIVKPSAQAAANFRTPQETTFGSRAWASPKTASALSNSVADALGPQQPSYSSVVGGFEEANGGRSGTSSRRHSMSVVGSSGRRGFGSAFNEPGSGMTSAAPRRGVGSLGFTDDELLPERFGNALSLQVDETRKTDLEASSLPIFGKPLTDGPRSGIARSNPPGEPFFGSSPADKESPVSGRARFGSYAEPRSKPTTAVTGYVPSSSSPDRLRDEPRQTRPGAIGGPIRSGSGPQPAAGPIGGPIGFDRFGAAPQLGGAAQLAPAPFRQGPPFGAPGVPTFGRPNVSGFGYFGGIGQPPPPGRPPFQNGAFGGLGPGFAAPFPTTTTPSSAGFNSSSYFSQQPQAPPPPPPAPTSPSSFSSLSLADLGKGTPLASLPPTTPLYIVTFKAGRRDVFYCPDPTLLISNGDRVIVEADRGSDLGTVVYDQLTPIEVREWQERQATAALLSGASQHQPPGMAMAGVPAALPPTPGASGHTRNGSLSVRPPAPGSLDFTGADLNTLLSGVGPSGSQMDMSGGGIGARGPLAKEVMPKRIFTKSSGGPEEQARMMEKLKEEYDAMMICREKVVQRGLPMQIVDAEYQWDRRKLTFYFKADKRVDFRELTKENFRIFKSRIWMSMVPKDDPRSG encoded by the exons atggccgaggccgcaACCCCGGGCTCTCcgggtgtcggcgccggcttTTCTTCCACCGCCGCTCCCGAAGTGGCCAAGAACGGTGCACCACCCCCCGTGACCAATAAGActtcaacgccgccgccccaagccgccggcgtcggcgacaacgcGCATTTCCGCCCGTCGCCAGTTCGCTCGTTCACCGTCGGATACCCCTACCTGTCGACGTCCAAGGGCCGAGCAACTTCCCAGCCTCCCTCTGAACGGTTACCCAACTCGTCCCCAGCCTCTGGCCGCGGATCGCCCGGCgtcaacggcggcgagtTTGGTGTGATTGGCGGTTCGCGCGCGGGCGGTCGCTTCAGCCAAGGAGCACAATCTGGCAGTGTGCCCAGTGTGCCTGTTCCGCCCACACGAGCAAACAGCTTTTCTGTCGCCGAGAGCAAGATTGACCAAAGA CCCTCAACCCTCGTCCGAGCGCTCTCATCGCACGTTGAAGAACGCCCAATGTCACGGTCttcatcgccctcgccgttcccaaccttctcgccctcgtcctcgccctcgacgtctccctcggcctcggtccCCCAGCTCCCAAACCAGGATAGCAACTCTGGCTACTCGCCACCCATCGCTCCGGCCAACGTCtcgcgctcccgctcgcAGTCGCTCGCCACCGGCGTGCGACCTGACCGCAACTTCATCATGCCCATGAGCACGTTTGACAACTACGGCAGCAACACGAGCGGCAATGCCAGCGCTGGGGCCGCGGGTGGATTCCACATCTTCGATGAGCCGACTAGCTGGCGCAAGGACGGTAGCAACATGTCGCCCTTCTCCACAAACATGCGCCCTttcctcgaccgcgaggaATCAGAGCCCATTGTCAAGCCCTCCGCCCAGGCAGCAGCCAATTTTCGCACGCCGCAGGAGACAACCTTTGGGTCGCGTGCGTGGGCCTCTCCCAAGACGGCATCCGCGCTTTCCAACtctgtcgccgacgccctcggcccaCAGCAGCCCTCGTACTCGTCGGTTGTCGGTGGCTTTGAGGAGGCCAACGGCGGTCGCTCAGGCACGTCTAGTCGTCGCCACTCAATGTCGGTCGTCGGTAGCTCCGGGCGGCGCGGATTTGGCTCTGCCTTCAACGAGCCTGGTTCGGGCATGACATCAGCTGCGCCCCGCCGTGGCGTCGGTTCTCTTGGCTTtaccgacgacgagctttTACCAGAGCGCTTCGGCAACGCCCTCAGCCTTCAGGTCGATGAGACGCGCAAGACGGATCTCGAGGCGTCGAGCCTCCCGATTTTCGGCAAGCCGCTCACTGACGGGCCGCGTTCTGGCATCGCAAGATCCAACCCTCCCGGTGAGCCGTTCTTTGGCTCCTCCCCCGCAGACAAGGAGTCCCCGGTCTCGGGCCGCGCTCGCTTTGGCAGCTACGCCGAGCCCCGCTCCAAGCCGACCACTGCTGTTACCGGCTATGTTCCTAGCAGCTCAAGCCCCGACCGCCTCCGCGACGAGCCTCGTCAGACGCGCCCTGGTGCGATTGGTGGGCCCATTCGCTCTGGAAGTGGTCCCCAACCCGCTGCTGGTCCCATCGGCGGCCCTATCGGCTTCGACAGGTTCGGTGCAGCTCcacagctcggcggcgccgcgcagctcgcccccgcgccctTCCGCCAAGGCCCGCCCTTCGGTGCCCCAGGCGTCCCGACCTTTGGCCGTCCCAACGTTAGCGGCTTCGGCTACTTTGGTGGCATCGGGCAGCCTCCCCCTCCTGGGCGCCCACCCTTCCAGAACGGAGCGTTTGGCGGCCTGGGTCCTGGATTTGCTGCACCCTTCCCTACGACTACGACCCCGTCGTCAGCTGGATTCAACTCGTCGAGCTACTTCTCGCAGCAGCCGCAagctcccccgcccccgccacccgccccgacttccccgtcgtcgttctcgtcACTGTCGCTGGCCGACTTGGGCAAGGGAACTCCCCTCGCGTCACTCCCTCCTACGACCCCGCTCTACATCGTGACGTTCAAAGCCGGTCGTCGCGACGTTTTCTACTGTCCCGACCCCACCCTACTCATTTCGAACGGCGATCGTGTCATTGTCGAGGCGGACCGTGGATCTGACCTCGGAACGGTCGTGTACGACCAGCTCACGCCCATCGAAGTCCGTGAGTGGCAGGAGCGCCAAGCGACTGCGGCCCTTTTGTCTGGTGCGTCGCAGCACCAACCTCCTGGTATGGCCATGGCGGGGGTGCCAGCTGCGTTGCCGCCGACACCAGGTGCATCTGGTCACACACGCAACGGCAGCCTGAGCGTGCGGCCACCGGCACCGGGCAGCCTGGACTTTACTGGCGCCGACCTTAACACGCTTCTCTCTGGTGTGGGCCCCAGCGGCTCCCAGATGGACATGAGCGGTGGAGGCATTGGAGCCCGTGGACCCCTTGCCAAGGAGGTCATGCCCAAGCGTATCTTCACCAAGTCTAGCGGCGGGCCCGAGGAGCAAGC CCGCATGATGGAGAAGCTCAAGGAAGAATACGACGCCATGATGATCTGCCGCGAGAAGGTGGTCCAGCGTGGTCTGCCCATGCagattgtcgacgccgagtaCCAGTGGGACCGGCGCAAGCTCACGTTCTACTTCAAGGCCGACAAGCGTGTCGACTTCCGCGAGCTTACCAAGGAGAACTTCCGTATTTTCAAG TCACGTATCTGGATGTCCATGGTGCCCAAGGACGACCCCCGGAGCGGCTGA
- the Trappc6b gene encoding Trafficking protein particle complex subunit 6B, with amino-acid sequence MSRPPSSSTTPHAPIAPIAPAAVHALAAPVPALVDAALPAYLVPAALKALTDSASYAVHRRLEAEREAEGSAEGAFATEAAAAAKGKGKSAAADAVPGIVEEAVVTRMERIGFMVGGFVAEKLTAARAPIASHLDIIKFICKDLFLHVYGKQIDNLRTNHRGVFVLQSHAFPPLAGLSSFRGAAADLEAARVHLVFPQALVQGALARLGMVATVTAESAQLPQCTFQIRTVKHSSGAASQQPPLSAGVPPTPTRQSLGGA; translated from the exons ATGTCACGGCCGCCATCGTCCAGCACGACCCCACACGCCCCAATCGCGCCCATAGCCCCAGCAGCGgtgcacgcgctcgccgcgcccgtcccggcgctcgtcgacgccgcgctgccagcgtacctcgtccccgcggcgctcaaggcgctgACCGACTCGGCAAGCTACGCCGTGCACCGccggctcgaggccgagcgcgaggcggagggctCGGCCGAGGGAGCATTCGCTACGGaagccgcggccgccgccaagggcaagggaaagtcggccgccgcggacgcGGTCCCCGGTatcgtcgaggaggcggtcgTTACACGCATGGAGAGGATCGGGTTCATGGTCGGCGGGTTTGTGGCTGAGAA ACTCACCGCAGCCCGCGCACCCATCGCGTCCCACCTCGACATCATCAAGTTCATCTGCAAGGACCTCTTCCTGCACGTGTACGGCAAGCAGATTGACAACCTGCGCACCAACCACCGCGGCGTGTTCGTGCTCCAGAGCCACGCGttcccgccgctcgcgggGCTGAGCAGCTTCCGTGGCGCtgcggccgacctcgaggcaGCGCGCGTGCACCTCGTCTTTCCGCAGGCGCTTGTCCAGGGCGCGCTGGCACGGCTGGGCATGGTCGCGACTGTTACGGCTGAGAGCGCACAGCTGCCCCAGT GCACATTCCAGATCCGCACCGTCAAGCACTCGTCGGGTGCTGCGAGCCAGCAGCCTCCACTGTCTGCTGGCGTGCCCCCCACACCGACGAGGCAATCGCTGGGAGGCGCATAG
- the ubr1 gene encoding E3 ubiquitin-protein ligase ubr1 — MTSPHALQSRLHDLLLYGHRDAENPELSPQQRATVTRQLYHCILNRPEWVACFLGDGDSIPNGSGNDSPTHNHDPAAPATPSGSRPAAPLTLPAWDSLSDWLVPGTEQFGPERTWSLLDVQQTAEERRRRAGKPSRQPKPGAVCGKVLQRYDRTYICKTCANDSSCILCVDCFNAGNHEGHEVLFGLSYTFATVCDCGDSSAWKNNGHLGCAHHPPVPEGHEPPQPQGQVPQALCQALYDTIVTVLEFIIEVIQHSPLPSEFGKLPSTREEMKADTGPSGEPADRRGRGPWAVTAWADDKHVLREVTRQFRDALGVTWDTADRYAKEMDEVGRKVLIVTHLDTVAFHTASMLQQIDIGVTLRNAADVYKEELVGLLLQWLSEMCKVTICGEEDLVRRYVAMALFQPRSSKPDADPPTSKDLTDLHSWMATDEVPKRFDWLMRLDVRLWRKAKWQLREIYSGIFVLDWKIKREFATRYSINYGHTFEHYLYQDRDDSSLAFSMSYMLLGRSAACGEAIAESNLFRSVLETAFGYYALRTGDPPSQVNRFDVETPAFRGKKGLTLLSHLRALLKYKEVKAQLVADHDLFQRTLSFLNHFVGLQSQRRELDRHVEYEIDWVKSISVLPDLSKLAREFGESFQNASPQELVEAMMHVAKRIVYDMNLESSTLDPNLYSPLELHHVDNVLAPGSSYTLYAQDITRITGFSFHHYMHVLFAEMLKSLSARFPNQSLSDIVSHQILRTTNPTAPLLLIEWPLQKHVVLAQIRLGMWAKNGAAMRHQYHHYRDLALREFTIDQEFFLLQFGLCTLDQQMFITALIDRFGLANFFRQGVMSPEVWDNDLDPRDSVALYEELLLLIIYLVSDTAVVNGWKPEVVSRRHIIHILALGPLSYSDIVRKLPERSHERGSLVPILESIADFRPPTDTATGTYALKPALYTEVDPYWRQYSRNEQRDAAEMLITRAKKDNPSATPVIKPLPIVVPPRPMPFSNLADFLASPIISALVHWTLAHCQLMTQPADWPGLHTPSGAPSGHTMPSMDALLNLALHLAMMALDADADGFAQRSVDIIDSSGSMSMFQNLWFMQTNAPFEPFRPRVDYILDKIVAHLPEHYTAEYRAQRDARLAAIEEDKKPASDAKSQALARQAALKAKFAQQQASFATSLLDDEELDEDDKEEPVSYGSCIVCQESVHPGRTGGMLAFLQPSRIVRDAVTDRDWFEEVLLAPSDLDRDTRYLRYGMGTTGEPVNTDAYPSNNLRFGVYVSACNHLMHDSCIYSYNELTRTRQVAQVQRHQPENSMRHEYMCPLCKSIGNVLIPLDPTAAVLRPMPKSKVAPGLPPTLSERIRSVSEEGLLRVSDSAKIWDYHVETGELVPWFTDCDFIRHALDPQYRKSHKSVHRMVDRIRSLTRPLSEQSQRIRGKKTHMYLADDMVGYTVSVCEITHRGIATPGVTVAEQVPETGLKLIKHLIGTLQLELDLFFGTKMDRTPLRVGLFARFLPDWYRSATLPSPLLFRLPLGMVVEAAAIAPDLLHAVIVMSYYAELTRTMLGLSVYIRRSLAPRGVPSRRSVPPKDASLTDALSVFANFRPLMISVLRNAGPFIDIESVLSLVTDEMLAKVLYSFTLPFLRRAAILYYAVNDSYPVTNPDYIVSTGSEYNRLLSVLGIPRPRETLANPQSTETPIVARWLTQWAMQGRILPPLEYPGTYELARLPEAYEVAAIKFAGRRCDHCGVRPSFPAICLFCGKLVCLAGDCCSEGEQGECNLHMRECGGVVGMFADIKRWVIVYLFAGSGSFGPMPYLDQFGELETSLRRGHRQFMHLGRMEELRRNVWLQHGVPTLCARRLELTSDGGGWSCL, encoded by the exons ATGACGTCGCCGCACGCCCTCCAGAGCCGGCTTCACGACCTGCTGCTATACGGGCACCGGGACGCCGAGAACCCCGAGCTCTCGccccagcagcgcgcgacAGTCACACGCCAGCTCTACCACTGCATCCTCAACCGCCCAGAATGGGTCGCGTGCTTCCTCGGTGACGGGGACAGCATACCCAACGGCTCGGGCAACGACTCGCCCACACACAACCACGACCCCGCGGCTCCCGCCACCCCGTCCGGTtcccgccccgccgcaccTCTCACGCTCCCAGCCTGGGACAGTCTCAGCGACTGGCTCGTACCTGGAACAGAACAGTTTGGACCAGAACGTACATGGtcgctgctcgacgtgcAGCAAactgccgaggagcgccgccgtcgtgcagGCAAGCCATCGCGCCAGCCAAAGCCTGGTGCAGTGTGCGGCAAGGTCCTGCAGCGGTATGACAGGACATATATCTGCAA GACATGTGCAAACGACTCCTCGTGTATTCTTTGTGTTGACTGCTTCAACGCCGGCAACCACGAGGGCCACGAAGTGCTCTTTGGCCTGTCGTACACCTTTGCGACGGTGTGCGACTGTGGTGATTCATCCGCATGGAAGAATAATGGCCACCTTGGGTGTGCTCATCACCCACCGGTTCCCGAGGGCCATGAACCACCACAACCCCAGGGCCAAGTCCCGCAGGCGCTGTGTCAAGCGCTCTACGATACCATCGTCACCGTTCTTGAATTCATCATAGAGGTTATCCAGCATTCACCACTACCAAGCGAGTTTGGCAAACTCCCATCGACCCGAGAAGAAATGAAGGCCGACACTGGACCATCTGGCGAGCCAGCAGATaggcgaggacgcggcccATGGGCTGTCACCGCCTGGGCAGACGACAAGCATGTCCTGCGTGAGGTGACGCGACAGTTCCGggacgccctcggcgtcacctGGGACACGGCTGACCGGTACGCGAAGGAGATGGACGAGGTT GGACGCAAGGTCCTCATCGTGACTCACCTCGACACTGTCGCGTTCCACACTGCGTCAATGCTGCAGCAGATCGACATCGGCGTAACACTgcgcaacgccgccgacgtgtacaaggaggagctggtcGGCCTGCTGTTGCAATGGCTGAGCGAGATGTGCAAGGTCACCATCTGCGGCGAAGAGGACCTCGTTCGACGATACGTCGCCATGGCCCTCTTCCAGCCAAGGTCATCCAAGCCAGACGCCGACCCGCCAACATCCAAGGACCTGACGGACCTTCACTCCTGGATGGCGACTGACGAAGTGCCAAAGCGGTTCGACTGGCTCATGCGTCTTGACGTCCGACTATGGAGGAAAGCAAAGTGGCAGCTGCGAGAGATCTACTCTGGCATCTTTGTGCTTGACTGGAAAATCAAGCGCGAATTTGCGACCCGCTACAGCATCAACTATGGCCACACGTTTGAGCACTACCTCTACCAGGACCGCGACGACTCGAGCCTGGCCTTCAGCATGTCATACATGCTACTGGGTAGAAGTGCCGCCTGTGGTGAGGCGATCGCCGAGAGCAACCTCTTCCGGTCCGTCCTCGAAACGGCATTTGGCTACTATGCCCTGCGAACAGGAGACCCGCCTTCACAGGTCAACCGCTTCGACGTCGAGACTCCTGCCTTTAGGGGCAAGAAGGGCCTGACTCTTCTGAGCCATCTTCGAGCCCTCCTCAAATACAAGGAAGTCAAGGCACAGCTCGTCGCAGACCACGACCTTTTCCAGCGCACCCTCTCTTTCCTCAACCACTTTGTCGGCCTCCAGAGCCAGAGGAGAGAACTGGACCGCCACGTCGAGTATGAGATCGACTGGGTCAAGTCCATTTCCGTCCTCCCCGATCTGTCCAAACTCGCGCGCGAGTTTGGCGAGTCGTTCCAAAACGCCAGCCCgcaggagctcgtcgaggccatgaTGCACGTTGCCAAGCGCATCGTCTACGACATGAACCTCGAATCTTCAACCCTAGACCCTAATCTCTACTCCCCCTTGGAACTCCACCACGTCGACAATGTCTTGGCGCCAGGCTCCTCCTACACCCTCTACGCACAGGACATCACCCGCATCACCGGCTTCTCCTTCCACCACTACATGCACGTCCTCTTTGCCGAGATGCTCAAGTCGCTCTCAGCGCGGTTCCCCAACCAGTCGCTCAGCGACATTGTCTCGCACCAGATCCTTCGCACAACCAACCCTACCGCACCCCTCTTGCTCATCGAGTGGCCCTTGCAAA AACACGTCGTTCTCGCCCAAATCCGCTTAGGCATGTGGGCCAAGAACGGTGCTGCCATGCGACACCAGTACCACCACTACCGTGACCTTGCCCTTCGCGAGTTTACCATCGACCAAGAGttcttcctcctccagtTTGGTCTCTGCACACTGGACCAGCAAATGTTTATCACCGCGTTGATTGACCGTTTCGGGCTGGCCAACTTCTTCCGCCAGGGAGTCATGTCGCCCGAGGTGTGGGACAACGACTTGGACCCACGAGACAGTGTCGCCCTCTacgaggagctgctgctgctcatcATCTACCTCGTGTCCGACACGGCTGTTGTCAACGGCTGGAAGCCCGAGGTTGTCTCCCGGCGCCACATCATCCACATCCTGGCCCTTGGTCCCCTGTCGTACTCGGACATTGTACGCAAGCTCCCAGAGCGATCCCATGAGCGTGGCAGCCTCGTGCCAATCCTTGAGAGTATTGCCGACTTCCGCCCGCCGACGGATACTGCCACGGGCACATACGCCCTCAAGCCGGCCTTGTacaccgaggtcgacccGTACTGGCGGCAGTACAGCAGGAACGAGCagcgcgatgccgccgagaTGCTCATCACTCgggccaagaaggacaaCCCTAGCGCGACACCGGTGATCAAGCCTCTACCCATTGTTGTCCCTCCCAGGCCCATGCCCTTCTCCAACCTCGCCGacttcctcgcctcgcccatcATCTCTGCACTTGTCCACTGGACGCTGGCTCACTGTCAGCTCATGACTCAGCCCGCCGACTGGCCTGGTCTCCACACGCCAAGCGGCGCGCCATCCGGCCACACCATGCCGTCGATGGACGCCTTGCTCAATCTTGCGCTCCACCTGGCCATGATGGCGCTTGACGCGGATGCCGACGGCTTTGCCCAGCGCTCGGTCGACATTATCGACAGCAGCGGGTCTATGAGCATGTTCCAGAACTTGTGGTTCATGCAGACTAACGCGCCGTTTGAGCCGTTCCGCCCAAGGGTCGACTACATCCTCGACAAGATCGTTGCGCACCTGCCCGAGCACTACACGGCTGAGTATCGCGCTCAGCGTGATGCCCGCCTCGCTGCAATTGAAGAGGACAAGAAGCCGGCGAGTGATGCAAAGTCACAAGCCCTCGCTCGTCAAGCtgcgctcaaggccaagtTTGCTCAGCAACAGGCGTCATTCGCCACATCGCTCCTTGATGACgaagagctcgacgaggatgacaaGGAAGAGCCAGTGTCCTATGGCTCGTGTATCGTGTGCCAGGAATCTGTCCACCCGGGCCGCACAGGTGGCATGCTTGCCTTCCTCCAGCCCAGTCGCAtcgtccgcgacgccgtTACCGACCGCGACTGGTTCGAAGaagtcctcctcgccccctcgGATCTCGACCGCGACACGAGGTATCTCCGCTACGGCATGGGCACCACTGGCGAGCCAGTCAACACCGACGCCTATCCTTCCAACAACCTCCGTTTCGGTGTCTACGTCTCGGCGTGCAACCACCTCATGCACGACTCGTGCATCTACTCTTACAATGAGTTGACACGGACACGACAGGTGGCCCAGGTCCAACGCCACCAGCCAGAGAACTCGATGCGCCACGAGTACATGTGCCCGCTGTGCAAGTCGATTGGCAACGTTCTCATCCCCTTGGACCCCACCGCGGCTGTACTACGGCCCATGCCCAAGTCCAAGGTGGCGCCagggctgccgccgacgttGAGCGAGCGCATCCGGTCAGTATCAGAAGAGGGTCTCCTCCGGGTCAGCGACAGTGCCAAGATCTGGGACTACCACGTCGAGacgggcgagctcgtgccaTGGTTCACCGACTGCGACTTTATCCGCCACGCGCTTGACCCGCAGTACCGCAAGAGCCACAAGAGTGTCCACCGCATGGTCGACCGCATCCGCTCGCTCACGAGGCCGCTCTCGGAGCAGAGCCAGAGAATCCGCGGCAAGAAGACGCACATGTATCTtgccgacgacatggtcgGGTACACAGTCTCGGTGTGTGAGATCACCCACCGTGGTATCGCCACGCCAGGAGTCacggtcgccgagcaggtccCCGAGACAGGCCTGAAGCTCATCAAGCACTTGATCGGCACCCtacagctcgagctcgacctgtTCTTCGGCACCAAGATGGACCGCACCCCCCTGCGCGTGGGCCTGTTTGCGCGCTTCCTTCCCGACTGGTACCGCTCGGCTACCCTCCCGTCGCCTCTCCTCTTCAGATTACCCCTCGGCATGGTTGTCGAGGCTGCGGCGATCGCACCAGACCTTCTCCACGCTGTCATCGTCATGTCGTACTACGCCGAACTGACGAGGACAATGCTGGGTTTGTCCGTCTACATCAGGAGATCCCTGGCTCCCCGCGGTGTGCCATCTCGCCGCTCGGTGCCGCCCAAGGACGCGAGCCTGACCGACGCGTTGTCCGTGTTTGCCAACTTCCGGCCGTTGATGATCTCGGTCCTGCGCAACGCCGGACCGTTCATCGACATCGAGTCGGTTCTTTCGCTTGTCACGGACGAGATGCTCGCCAAGGTGCTCTACTCGTTCACCTTGCCAttcctccgccgcgcggcgaTCCTCTACTACGCGGTCAACGACTCATACCCTGTCACCAACCCCGACTACATTGTGTCGACCGGGTCAGAGTACAACCGACTCTTGTCGGTCCTCGGCatcccccgcccgcgcgagACGCTCGCCAACCCGCAGTCGACGGAGACGCCCATTGTCGCGCGCTGGCTCACGCAGTGGGCAATGCAGGGCCGTATCCTGCCACCGCTCGAGTACCCGGGCACCTACGAGCTTGCTCGCCTGCCCGAGGCGTACGAAGTCGCTGCAATCAAGTTTGCCGGCCGGCGTTGCGACCACTGTGGTGTGCGCCCGAGCTTCCCAGCCATCTGCCTCTTCTGCGGCAAGCTTGTTTGTCTCGCGGGCGACTGCTGCtcggagggcgagcagggcgagtGCAACCTGCACATgcgcgagtgtggcggcgtTGTGGGCATGTTTGCGGACATTAAGCGCTGGGTCATTGTCTACCTGTTCGCTGGAAGCGGTAGCTTTGGCCCCATGCCTTACCTGGACCAGTTTGGAGAGCTGGAGACGTCGCTgcgccgagggcaccgaCAGTTCATGCACCTCGGGCGGATGGAGGAGCTGAGGCGGAATGTGTGGCTCCAGCATGGCGTTCCGACGCTGTGTGCGCGGAGGTTGGAGCTGACGAGTGACGGTGGAGGATGGTCTTGCCTGTGA